One window from the genome of Anopheles merus strain MAF chromosome 3R, AmerM5.1, whole genome shotgun sequence encodes:
- the LOC121596892 gene encoding serine/threonine-protein kinase RIO3: MSSPWAKIQPVAEVDLQEIMSEEFARELLAKESPPSNEVKTPKPPPAVMQSEPGPTSSSSSSSSSSSKKVPVPVVDTFEEPVAGCSRALDPGKQSVEIPEDVLRAIEEADQKEHDSDAIIAQMLQAQFDAEYDEQIKREENHRNKDSKVKVSYKNYRVIPEELLYEEPVEIPVDQKADWDRFETNEKEQKLLPRAGFRLNEQGEMLTKHNLDISGRSNACKVMSFPPEFSTGDAAGFDMKLSNKVFNQLKTHSKKATKMKHKAQDRKENVATAEMGLDEPTRLILYKWINNQLLESIDGVISTGKEAIILHAETDPYNPNLKEDEPSPPKEVAIKVFSTTLNEFKQRDRYIKDDFRFAGRFSKQNARTVINMWAEKELRNLNRIQRVGIQCPKVVALKKNVLVMEFIGENMIPAPKLKEAILSDSQLSRAYLEVVEIMHKLYKEAHLVHADLSEYNILMHDNHCWIIDVAQSVEPGHPGALEFLMRDCDNICTFFSKRGVSDVKSKEELFFDITGLDPISHNAAILERIHMKGEPAHIATTVDDDMPEQFKPLQYPFEFAWSVAGPGKKQSTSAVPTACVVGSSDDEVTVKEEVLSVA; the protein is encoded by the exons ATGTCTTCACCGTGGGCCAAAATTCAACCCGTAGCGGAGGTGGATCTGCAGGAGATCATGTCAGAGGAATTTGCCCGTGAGCTACTAGCCAAGGAAAGTCCCCCGTCAAATGAAGTGAAAACACCGAAACCACCGCCAGCTGTAATGCAGTCGGAACCAGGACCAACGTCCTCTTCGTCATcctcttcgtcgtcgtcgtcgaagAAGGTGCCCGTCCCGGTGGTGGACACGTTTGAAGAACCGGTGGCCGGTTGTTCACGTGCGCTCGATCCAGGGAAACAGTCGGTAGAAATTCCGGAAGATGTGCTGCGGGCGATTGAGGAAGCGGACCAAAAGGAACACGATTCCGATGCGATCATTGCGCAAATGCTGCAGGCACAGTTCGATGCCGAGTACGATGAGCAAATCAAGCGCGAAGAAAATCACCGGAACAAGGACTCCAAGGTGAAGGTGTCGTACAAAAACTATCGCGTGATTCCGGAGGAGCTGCTGTACGAGGAACCGGTCGAGATACCGGTCGACCAGAAGGCGGACTGGGATCGGTTTGAGACGAACGAGAAGGAGCAAAAGCTTTTGCCGCGTGCTGGATTCCGGCTGAACGAGCAGGGCGAAATGCTGACGAAGCATAACCTCGACATTAGTGGCCGGAGCAACGCGTGCAAGGTAATGTCCTTTCCGCCAGAGTTTTCGACCGGCGATGCGGCCGGTTTCGACATGAAGCTATCGAACAAGGTGTTCAACCAGCTAAAGACACACTCGAAGAAGGCAACGAAAATGAAGCACAAGGCACAGGATAGGAAGGAAAATGTGGCCACCGCCGAGATGGGTCTGGACGAGCCGACCCGCTTGATACTGTACAAGTGGATCAACAATCAGCTGCTGGAATCGATCGATGGTGTAATATCGACCGGCAAGGAAGCGATCATCTTGCACGCCGAAACGGACCCGTACAATCCGAACCTCAAGGAGGACGAACCCAGCCCACCGAAGGAAGTAGCGATCAAGGTGTTCAGCACGACGTTGAACGAGTTTAAGCAGCGCGATCGATACATTAAGGATGATTTCCGGTTTGCGGGTCGGTTTTCCAAACAGAATGCACGCACCGTCATTAACATGTGGGCCGAGAAGGAGCTGCGGAACTTGAACCGGATCCAGCGCGTTGGCATCCAGTGTCCGAAGGTGGTGGCGCTCAAGAAGAATGTGCTGGTGATGGAGTTTATAGGGGAGAACATGATACCGGCACCGAAGCTGAAGGAAGCGATTCTGTCGGATTCGCAGCTGAGCCGGGCCTATCTAGAGGTGGTAGAGATAATGCACAAACTGTACAAGGAGGCACACCTGGTACACGCGGATCTGTCCGAGTACAACATTCTCATGCACGACAATCACTGCTGGATCATCGATGTGGCGCAATCCGTCGAACCGGGCCACCCGGGGGCGTTGGAATTCCTGATGCGGGATTGCGATAACATTTGCACC TTCTTCTCGAAACGCGGCGTCAGTGACGTGAAGAGCAAGGAAGAGCTGTTCTTTGACATTACTGGATTGGATCCGATATCGCACAATGCTGCCATTTTGGAGCGGATACACATGAAGGGCGAACCGGCTCATATTGCGACCACGGTGGATGACGATATGCCGGAACAGTTCAAACCGTTGCAATATCCGTTCGAGTTCGCCTGGTCTGTGGCGGGGCCGGGTAAGAAGCAAAGCACGTCGGCCGTTCCGACCGCATGTGTGGTGGGCTCTTCCGACGATGAAGTAACTGTAAAGGAGGAGGTACTTAGCGTCGCTTGA